In Bordetella holmesii ATCC 51541, the following proteins share a genomic window:
- a CDS encoding coA-transferase III family protein, which translates to MPSLSASPALRRFRVLDLSRVRAGPTCVRMLADFGADVIRIEPPPGVDPNEAMFAADRWSGDFQNLNRNKRSLTLNLKKPEGLEVFRRLVAGADVVVENWRPDVKARLGVDYASLRALNPRIILASISGFGQTGPYAGRPGFDQIVQGMGGLMSVTGLPGQGPVRAGLAVADSSTGLYTAIGILTALLEREVSGEGQWVHASLLHAQIAMMDFQGARYLNDGDVPVQEGNDHPTSSPMGLFQAQDGAFNLGASGEGNWKRFCQALGRQDWLADPEFQTEKLRVRHRQRLNTEIQAVFERESVAYWVDVLNAAGVPAGPVYNVPQMFEDAQVRHLDVARPCQAWQGGERTFITQPVTLERTPADIERTAPGWGEHTDEVLREAGYEEQDIRRLHDTGVV; encoded by the coding sequence ATGCCTTCGCTTTCCGCTTCGCCAGCCCTGCGCCGCTTCCGCGTCCTGGATCTGTCCCGGGTGCGTGCGGGCCCGACCTGCGTGCGCATGCTGGCAGATTTCGGCGCGGATGTGATCCGCATCGAACCGCCGCCGGGCGTCGACCCCAACGAAGCCATGTTCGCCGCCGACCGCTGGAGCGGGGACTTTCAGAATCTGAATCGCAACAAACGCTCCCTGACGCTGAATCTCAAAAAGCCCGAGGGGCTGGAAGTCTTTCGCCGCCTGGTGGCGGGAGCGGACGTGGTGGTCGAAAACTGGCGCCCCGATGTCAAGGCGCGGCTGGGCGTGGACTACGCTTCATTGCGCGCGCTGAACCCGCGCATCATTCTGGCCAGCATTTCGGGTTTCGGGCAGACGGGCCCTTACGCGGGCCGGCCGGGTTTTGACCAGATCGTGCAGGGCATGGGCGGCCTGATGTCGGTGACCGGTCTGCCGGGGCAGGGGCCCGTGCGCGCCGGCCTGGCCGTGGCGGACTCCAGTACGGGTCTTTACACGGCCATCGGTATTCTGACCGCCTTGCTCGAACGCGAGGTTTCCGGCGAGGGGCAGTGGGTGCATGCCTCGCTGCTGCATGCGCAGATCGCCATGATGGATTTCCAGGGCGCGCGCTACCTCAACGATGGCGACGTGCCGGTGCAGGAGGGCAATGATCACCCTACCAGCAGCCCCATGGGCTTGTTTCAAGCGCAGGACGGGGCGTTCAATCTGGGGGCCTCGGGCGAGGGCAACTGGAAGCGCTTCTGTCAGGCTCTGGGCCGCCAGGACTGGCTGGCCGACCCCGAGTTTCAGACCGAAAAGCTGCGGGTGCGCCATCGTCAGCGGCTCAACACGGAGATTCAGGCGGTCTTCGAGCGCGAGTCTGTCGCCTACTGGGTTGACGTGCTTAATGCCGCGGGCGTGCCCGCCGGGCCGGTCTACAACGTGCCGCAGATGTTCGAGGATGCCCAGGTGCGCCATCTTGACGTGGCGCGCCCCTGCCAGGCCTGGCAGGGGGGAGAGCGCACGTTCATCACTCAGCCGGTGACGCTGGAGCGCACGCCTGCGGACATCGAGCGCACCGCGCCGGGGTGGGGGGAGCACACGGATGAAGTCTTGCGCGAAGCCGGCTACGAAGAGCAGGATATTCGCCGACTGCATGACACGGGCGTTGTCTGA
- a CDS encoding polysaccharide deacetylase family protein: protein MSNPRIAHAFPQDRPACEPPPGGRIMVHLVINVENWRFDQAMPRTIITPPHGRETVPDVPNFSWADYGMRAGLVRMLEAIGSRGLPASTSCNASVIDAYPRAAQAMLRAGWEFIGHGMHQQSLNHGDGERELIEACLEKLRAFTGSRPRGWLSPGLRETLDTPDILAEAGVDYVCDWVVDDLPNWMRVQQGRLIQMPYNLELNDSVIYAVEKHSTPEFLLRLTRTLEVFGKEVPSSPRVLALGLHPHLMGVPHRFGDFERMLDLLIQHPDVVFMTGSQIADWFTSQYPAP, encoded by the coding sequence ATGTCCAATCCGCGTATTGCCCATGCCTTTCCACAAGACCGCCCGGCCTGCGAGCCGCCGCCGGGCGGCCGCATCATGGTGCACTTGGTCATCAACGTCGAGAACTGGCGTTTCGACCAGGCCATGCCGCGCACGATCATCACGCCGCCGCACGGCCGCGAGACGGTACCCGACGTGCCGAATTTCAGCTGGGCCGATTACGGCATGCGCGCCGGCCTGGTCCGGATGCTGGAGGCCATCGGGTCGCGCGGGCTGCCCGCGTCGACGAGCTGTAATGCCAGCGTCATCGACGCCTATCCGCGCGCCGCGCAGGCCATGCTGCGAGCCGGCTGGGAGTTCATCGGGCACGGCATGCATCAACAATCGCTCAACCACGGCGACGGCGAGCGCGAACTCATCGAAGCCTGCCTGGAGAAGCTGCGTGCTTTCACCGGCAGCCGACCGCGCGGCTGGTTGAGTCCTGGCCTGCGCGAGACGCTCGATACGCCAGATATCCTGGCCGAGGCCGGCGTGGACTATGTCTGCGACTGGGTCGTCGATGATCTGCCCAACTGGATGCGGGTGCAACAGGGCAGGTTGATCCAGATGCCCTATAACCTCGAGCTCAATGACTCGGTGATCTATGCCGTAGAGAAGCACTCCACGCCCGAGTTCCTCTTGCGCCTGACACGTACGCTGGAGGTGTTCGGCAAAGAGGTCCCGAGCAGCCCCAGAGTGCTGGCGCTGGGGCTGCATCCGCATCTGATGGGGGTGCCGCACCGGTTCGGCGACTTCGAGCGGATGCTGGATCTGCTGATCCAGCATCCGGACGTCGTCTTCATGACCGGCAGCCAGATCGCGGATTGGTTCACCAGCCAGTATCCGGCACCATGA
- a CDS encoding enoyl-CoA hydratase/isomerase family protein, giving the protein MNEYPPGRIVADRQGGVLRVRICNPARFNAMSLSMWQALHTAVREAQADETLRAIVLHGEGDRAFVSGADISEFGQQRNDPAQVARYDQAVSAAQNALADSRIPTIAVIQGICMGGGMALALACDLRYCNASARFRMAAARLGLGYALDGVKRMRDMLGAARTMDLFLTARTFDGGRPQG; this is encoded by the coding sequence ATGAATGAATATCCTCCTGGCCGCATTGTGGCCGACAGGCAGGGCGGGGTGCTGCGCGTGCGCATCTGCAACCCGGCGAGGTTCAATGCCATGTCCTTGAGCATGTGGCAGGCGCTTCACACGGCAGTGCGCGAGGCGCAGGCCGATGAGACGCTGCGCGCGATCGTGCTGCACGGCGAGGGCGACCGGGCTTTTGTATCCGGGGCGGATATCTCCGAGTTTGGCCAGCAGCGCAATGATCCGGCCCAGGTGGCGCGCTATGACCAGGCTGTAAGTGCCGCGCAGAACGCGTTGGCCGACAGCCGTATCCCGACGATTGCGGTGATCCAGGGCATCTGCATGGGTGGCGGGATGGCGCTGGCGTTGGCCTGCGATCTGCGCTATTGCAATGCCTCAGCGCGGTTCCGGATGGCGGCCGCGCGCCTGGGGCTGGGTTACGCGCTCGACGGGGTCAAGCGCATGCGGGACATGCTGGGCGCGGCGCGGACCATGGATCTGTTTCTGACGGCGCGCACCTTCGATGGGGGGAGGCCGCAAGGATAG
- a CDS encoding ABC transporter family protein, translated as MSDISVTQLSKTYPGVSPVHALDRIDLQVDEGEFIALLGPSGCGKSTLLNLIAGFEQASEGQLRVGDQAVTRPGPERGVVFQEAALFPWLSVWENVVFGPKIAGLPKSDYLPRAEEMLEITGLSAFKQHLPVQLSGGMRQRVGIARVLTLGSKVLLMDEPFGALDAQTRLTMQELLLSVWQRLRKTVVFVTHDIDEAILLADTIYVMSARPGRIATRIKVPIERPRSLDLITGEVFNGLKRDIMGQMRH; from the coding sequence ATGTCGGATATTTCAGTTACGCAGTTGAGCAAGACCTATCCCGGCGTCTCGCCCGTGCACGCCTTGGACCGCATCGATCTGCAGGTGGACGAGGGCGAATTCATCGCCTTGCTCGGCCCCTCGGGCTGCGGCAAGTCGACGCTGCTCAACTTGATTGCCGGTTTTGAGCAGGCCTCCGAAGGACAGTTGCGTGTGGGGGATCAGGCGGTGACGCGGCCAGGGCCCGAGCGCGGCGTGGTCTTTCAGGAGGCCGCGCTGTTCCCCTGGCTTAGCGTGTGGGAGAACGTGGTCTTCGGACCCAAGATTGCCGGCCTGCCCAAAAGCGACTACCTGCCTCGTGCCGAAGAAATGCTCGAGATCACCGGCTTGTCGGCGTTCAAGCAACATCTGCCGGTCCAGTTGTCAGGTGGCATGCGCCAGCGTGTGGGCATTGCCCGCGTACTGACGCTGGGCTCGAAGGTGTTGTTGATGGACGAACCCTTTGGCGCGCTGGATGCGCAGACCCGGCTGACCATGCAGGAGCTCTTGCTGTCGGTCTGGCAGCGCTTGCGCAAAACGGTGGTCTTCGTGACACATGACATCGATGAAGCCATTTTGCTGGCCGACACCATTTATGTCATGTCGGCGCGTCCCGGCCGTATCGCTACTCGCATCAAAGTGCCTATTGAGCGGCCGCGTTCGCTGGATTTGATCACCGGCGAGGTCTTCAACGGCCTCAAGCGCGACATCATGGGCCAGATGCGCCATTGA
- a CDS encoding copper-translocating P-type ATPase, translating into MSTPTHDDRPAACCSHRDDAHAAGHHEHDHGHTHAHGHEHASRRADFPDPTGLQAGDGQELSRLRIGQMDCPTEETLIRKKLGGMPQVHALEFNLMQRVLTVVHADGSRDAVIEAISSLGMTPEPVGTTASPQSAKHTAWRLLAAGGMLAALAEAAHFASLPIWLTALLAVVSIAASGLGTYRKGWIAVRNGNLNINALMSIAVTGAVLIGQWPEAAMVMFLFNVAELIEARALDRARNAVRGLMDLAPQTAHRRNPDGSWSDVPAATLRIGDAVRVRPGERIAADGTLIDGGSAVNQAPITGESLPVEKTVGDPVYAGTINADGGFDYRVTAAAGNTTLDRIIHAVEQAQGARAPTQRFIDTFSRVYTPTVVGLAVLVAVVPPLALGHTWIDSLYRALALLIIACPCALVISTPVSVVSGLTAAARRGILIKGGVYLENGRRLRWLALDKTGTLTRGKPVQTDMQILQPATTGGLSPQRVAASLAARSDHPVSRALALAYTPADFLPVSDFKALAGRGVAGRIDGTDFYLGNRRLMRELNVLDAGVEARIDALEAAGKTANVLTDGRHVLALAAVADTLKPTSAEAIADLHSLGVRTLMLTGDNTRAAQAVAREAGIDEVHGDMLPEDKLARVEAKAGGPGLVGMVGDGINDAPALARADIGFAMGAAGTGTAIETADVALMDDDLRKIGSFVRLSRATHRVLMQNIVLALGIKVVFLALAVTGNATLWMAVFADVGASLLVVANGLRLLRAARAR; encoded by the coding sequence ATGTCCACGCCCACGCACGACGACCGCCCTGCCGCCTGCTGCTCGCACCGCGATGACGCCCATGCGGCCGGCCACCACGAGCATGACCATGGACACACCCACGCTCATGGTCACGAGCATGCCAGCCGCCGCGCAGACTTTCCTGATCCCACGGGATTGCAGGCCGGTGACGGCCAGGAGCTGTCGCGCCTGCGCATCGGCCAGATGGATTGCCCGACGGAAGAGACGCTGATCCGGAAAAAACTCGGCGGCATGCCGCAAGTGCACGCGCTCGAGTTCAACCTCATGCAGCGTGTGCTGACGGTCGTGCATGCCGACGGCAGCCGGGATGCCGTCATCGAGGCCATCTCCAGCTTGGGTATGACCCCAGAGCCGGTCGGAACAACGGCGTCGCCCCAGTCCGCCAAGCACACCGCCTGGCGTTTGCTGGCCGCAGGCGGTATGCTTGCCGCCCTGGCCGAGGCAGCGCATTTCGCGTCCTTGCCAATCTGGCTGACGGCGCTTCTGGCCGTGGTCTCCATCGCAGCAAGCGGCCTGGGTACCTATCGGAAAGGTTGGATCGCTGTGCGCAACGGCAATCTCAACATCAACGCCTTGATGAGCATCGCCGTCACGGGCGCGGTGCTCATTGGGCAGTGGCCTGAAGCGGCGATGGTGATGTTTCTTTTCAATGTGGCCGAGTTGATCGAGGCCCGCGCGCTGGACCGCGCGCGCAATGCCGTGCGCGGTCTGATGGATCTGGCGCCGCAGACCGCCCATCGCCGCAACCCCGATGGCAGTTGGAGCGACGTGCCGGCCGCCACGCTGCGAATTGGCGACGCCGTGCGTGTGCGCCCCGGCGAGCGCATCGCCGCCGACGGCACCCTGATCGATGGCGGCTCCGCCGTGAATCAAGCACCTATCACCGGCGAGAGCCTGCCGGTGGAAAAGACCGTGGGGGACCCGGTATACGCGGGCACCATCAACGCCGACGGCGGATTCGACTATCGCGTCACGGCCGCGGCCGGAAACACGACCCTGGATCGCATCATCCACGCTGTCGAGCAGGCACAAGGCGCGCGTGCTCCGACACAGCGCTTTATCGACACATTCTCGCGAGTCTATACCCCCACCGTCGTGGGCCTGGCCGTGCTGGTGGCCGTGGTGCCGCCATTAGCCCTGGGCCACACATGGATCGACTCGCTCTACCGAGCGCTGGCGCTGCTTATCATCGCCTGCCCCTGCGCCCTGGTGATTTCCACGCCGGTCAGCGTGGTCAGCGGCCTAACTGCCGCGGCACGGCGCGGCATTCTCATCAAAGGCGGTGTCTATCTGGAGAACGGCCGGCGTTTACGTTGGCTGGCACTGGACAAGACCGGTACGCTCACACGTGGCAAGCCGGTGCAGACCGATATGCAGATTCTGCAACCAGCCACGACTGGCGGCCTGTCGCCGCAACGCGTGGCCGCCAGTCTGGCCGCGCGCTCGGATCATCCCGTCTCGCGCGCGTTGGCGCTCGCCTATACGCCCGCCGATTTCCTGCCCGTGAGCGATTTCAAGGCGCTGGCCGGCCGTGGCGTGGCCGGCCGCATAGACGGCACCGATTTCTATCTTGGCAACCGCCGATTGATGCGCGAACTCAACGTGCTCGACGCCGGCGTCGAGGCGCGCATCGATGCGCTGGAAGCGGCCGGCAAAACCGCCAACGTCCTGACCGACGGCCGCCACGTGCTCGCGCTGGCTGCCGTCGCCGATACGCTCAAACCCACCAGCGCCGAGGCGATCGCGGATCTGCACAGCCTGGGCGTGCGCACGCTGATGCTCACGGGCGACAACACCCGTGCCGCGCAGGCCGTGGCCCGCGAAGCCGGTATTGACGAGGTCCACGGCGACATGCTGCCTGAGGACAAACTCGCGCGTGTGGAGGCCAAGGCCGGCGGCCCGGGGTTGGTGGGCATGGTGGGCGACGGCATCAACGACGCTCCGGCCCTGGCGCGCGCCGACATCGGCTTTGCCATGGGTGCGGCAGGCACTGGTACGGCCATCGAAACGGCCGACGTGGCCTTGATGGATGATGACCTGCGCAAAATTGGCAGCTTCGTGCGCCTGTCGCGTGCGACCCATCGCGTGCTGATGCAGAACATCGTCCTGGCGCTAGGCATCAAGGTGGTGTTTCTGGCGCTGGCCGTCACCGGCAATGCCACCCTCTGGATGGCAGTCTTTGCGGACGTCGGCGCCAGCCTGCTGGTCGTGGCGAATGGTCTGCGCCTGCTGCGCGCAGCCAGAGCGCGCTGA
- a CDS encoding alpha/beta hydrolase fold family protein: protein MPQALTDDGVRLSYASLGEGPAVLFVHEFAGDMRSWEPQLRAFARRHRCIVFNARGYPPSDVPEAADAYSQARAVRDMAAVLDDAGVEQAHIVGLSMGGFATLHFGLAFPERARSLTIAGAGYGAMGADRQAFQAASQAAAAQFETLGSAVYGPMYARGAARIPFLDKDARGWQEFADALAEHDARGAALTLRGVQARRPALDTMGESLADLRVPALIIAGDEDDHSLQASLFLKRILPASGLLVLAKTGHTINLEEPAAFNRAVLDFIAQVEASRWLPRDPRSIGQVMPPASA, encoded by the coding sequence TTGCCCCAGGCACTGACCGACGATGGGGTGCGGCTGAGCTACGCGAGCCTGGGTGAGGGCCCGGCCGTTCTCTTCGTGCACGAGTTCGCCGGCGACATGCGCAGTTGGGAGCCGCAACTGCGGGCGTTTGCCCGCCGCCATCGTTGCATTGTTTTCAACGCGCGCGGCTATCCGCCTTCCGACGTTCCCGAGGCAGCCGACGCCTATTCGCAGGCACGCGCGGTGCGCGACATGGCCGCGGTGCTGGATGATGCCGGCGTCGAGCAGGCCCATATCGTGGGGCTGTCGATGGGCGGATTTGCCACGCTGCACTTCGGCCTGGCTTTTCCCGAGCGGGCGAGGTCGTTGACCATCGCCGGCGCGGGGTATGGCGCCATGGGGGCGGACAGGCAGGCGTTTCAGGCGGCTTCGCAGGCAGCAGCCGCGCAATTCGAGACGCTTGGCAGTGCGGTCTATGGCCCCATGTACGCACGGGGGGCTGCCCGTATACCGTTTCTGGACAAGGATGCCCGCGGCTGGCAGGAGTTCGCCGATGCGCTGGCCGAACACGACGCCCGTGGCGCTGCCCTGACCCTGCGCGGGGTGCAGGCGCGCCGACCTGCGCTCGATACCATGGGTGAGTCGTTGGCGGACCTGCGGGTGCCGGCGCTCATCATTGCCGGCGACGAGGATGACCACAGTCTGCAGGCCTCGCTGTTTCTGAAGCGGATCCTGCCTGCAAGCGGGCTGCTGGTGCTGGCCAAAACCGGCCATACCATCAACCTCGAGGAACCCGCGGCATTTAATCGGGCGGTGCTGGACTTCATCGCGCAGGTCGAGGCATCGCGCTGGCTGCCGCGCGATCCGCGTTCCATCGGCCAGGTCATGCCGCCGGCCTCAGCCTGA
- a CDS encoding binding--dependent transport system inner membrane component family protein, translated as MNSSILKQPAGAPRMGVCGAVWRRTATALVVPLLILAIWQWAGQSANMAGVLPTPVDVAKAWYAWAFGNPGMGLNPYQGTWVSNVQYSTLRVAQGFVLAMLAAIPLGLAIGWSRLASRMLDPLIQGLRPIPITAWLPFSIALFGIRDMGSIFLIFLGGFYAIVVNTTQGARDVDRNLVRAASMMGASPGQMLRRVVLPAAMPSIFTGLRIGLGISWTAVIVSEMVAVKSGLGYVLWDAYYVGRMDIVLADMASIGLMGFLSDRLLVVIEHRVLAWRMLQNH; from the coding sequence ATGAACTCTTCCATCCTCAAGCAGCCGGCCGGCGCGCCGCGCATGGGCGTGTGCGGCGCGGTTTGGCGGCGCACGGCTACCGCGCTTGTAGTGCCCCTGCTCATCCTGGCGATCTGGCAGTGGGCAGGCCAGTCCGCGAACATGGCTGGGGTCCTGCCCACGCCGGTCGACGTCGCCAAGGCCTGGTATGCCTGGGCTTTTGGCAACCCCGGCATGGGCCTGAACCCGTATCAGGGGACCTGGGTGAGCAACGTGCAGTACTCAACCTTGCGGGTTGCGCAAGGCTTTGTGCTGGCGATGCTGGCCGCCATTCCGCTTGGCCTGGCCATTGGTTGGAGCCGACTGGCTTCGCGGATGCTGGATCCGTTGATCCAGGGCCTGAGGCCCATTCCGATCACGGCGTGGTTGCCATTTTCGATCGCGTTGTTCGGCATCCGCGATATGGGGTCCATCTTCCTGATCTTTCTGGGCGGCTTCTACGCCATCGTGGTCAACACCACCCAGGGCGCGCGCGATGTGGACCGTAATCTGGTGCGCGCGGCCAGCATGATGGGGGCCTCGCCCGGGCAGATGCTGCGCCGGGTGGTGCTCCCGGCGGCCATGCCCTCGATTTTCACGGGACTGCGTATTGGCCTGGGTATTTCCTGGACGGCCGTTATCGTCTCCGAGATGGTGGCGGTCAAGTCAGGGTTGGGTTATGTGCTGTGGGATGCCTATTACGTCGGCCGCATGGATATCGTGCTGGCCGACATGGCTTCCATCGGGTTGATGGGCTTTCTGAGCGACCGCCTGCTGGTAGTCATCGAACATCGCGTCCTGGCCTGGCGCATGCTCCAGAATCATTGA
- a CDS encoding enoyl-CoA hydratase/carnithine racemase domain protein, which yields MFADSAFAGETQSRIEAVAGNAPLTMYAARLALRHLLNAEPAASEVEQAVQQCFGSADYREGQAAFRERRPPVFKGR from the coding sequence ATGTTCGCAGACAGCGCATTTGCTGGCGAAACGCAGTCTCGGATCGAGGCCGTGGCGGGTAATGCGCCGCTCACCATGTACGCCGCGCGGCTGGCCTTGCGTCATCTGCTCAATGCCGAGCCAGCGGCCAGCGAGGTAGAACAGGCAGTACAGCAGTGTTTTGGCAGCGCCGATTATCGCGAGGGGCAGGCTGCCTTTCGCGAGAGGCGGCCGCCGGTTTTCAAAGGGCGGTAG
- the cadR gene encoding cd(II)/Pb(II)-responsive transcriptional regulator: MKIGELAKAAATTVETVRYYEREGLLPAPERGMNNYRSYGQLHLERLRLIRNCRALDMTQDEIRAILSLADNHQAGCGGINELFDEHIAHVDARIAELTQLREQLSDLRQRCGSARQDAEDCGILHGLSEMQVEERPQRHTHLG, from the coding sequence ATGAAAATCGGCGAATTAGCCAAGGCAGCTGCCACCACGGTGGAAACCGTACGCTATTACGAGCGTGAAGGGTTGCTGCCCGCGCCCGAGCGCGGCATGAACAACTACCGCAGTTATGGGCAACTGCATCTGGAGCGGCTGCGGCTGATCCGCAATTGCCGCGCGCTGGACATGACTCAGGACGAAATCCGCGCCATTCTCAGCCTGGCCGACAACCATCAGGCAGGCTGTGGGGGTATCAACGAACTGTTCGATGAGCATATCGCCCATGTCGATGCCCGTATTGCCGAGCTCACCCAGCTCCGAGAGCAGCTGAGCGACTTGCGCCAGCGCTGCGGCTCGGCGCGTCAGGATGCGGAGGACTGCGGCATTCTGCATGGCCTGTCAGAGATGCAGGTCGAGGAAAGGCCGCAGCGCCACACTCACCTGGGTTGA
- a CDS encoding peptidase M48 family protein, which yields MTPTKRALLWTVATGTLTLAGCANLQNMDTNSLMGAGGNVARAVSLSDADIVQLSDAACKESDAQSKIAPAGSNYAKRLDTIMAGFGGMDLNGQKINYKVYQTDEVNAWAMGNGCVRVYTGLMDKMNDDELRGVIGHEMGHVALGHTRKAMQTAYAVSAARTAAGAAGNSAISALSASQMGELTEKFINAQFSQAQESAADDYSFDLLTKKKMNRQGLVTAFEKLAELDGGQSGLLSSHPSSPARAKHIQQRIDSGK from the coding sequence ATGACGCCCACCAAACGTGCTTTGCTCTGGACCGTCGCGACCGGCACGCTGACACTGGCTGGCTGCGCGAACCTGCAGAACATGGATACCAATAGCCTCATGGGCGCAGGCGGCAACGTCGCACGCGCCGTCAGTCTGTCGGATGCCGACATCGTGCAACTGTCAGACGCCGCCTGCAAGGAAAGCGATGCGCAATCGAAGATCGCCCCGGCAGGCAGCAACTACGCCAAGCGGCTCGACACGATCATGGCCGGCTTCGGCGGCATGGACCTCAACGGCCAGAAGATCAACTACAAGGTCTATCAGACCGACGAAGTCAATGCCTGGGCCATGGGGAATGGCTGCGTACGCGTCTACACCGGCTTGATGGACAAGATGAATGACGACGAACTGCGCGGCGTCATCGGCCATGAGATGGGCCACGTCGCTCTGGGCCACACGAGAAAAGCCATGCAGACCGCGTACGCGGTAAGCGCGGCGCGAACCGCCGCCGGCGCAGCCGGCAACAGCGCAATCAGTGCGCTTTCCGCTTCGCAAATGGGGGAGCTCACGGAAAAATTCATCAACGCCCAGTTTTCGCAGGCGCAAGAGTCTGCCGCCGACGACTATTCTTTCGACCTGCTGACTAAGAAGAAGATGAACCGCCAAGGGTTGGTGACGGCATTTGAAAAACTCGCCGAACTCGATGGCGGCCAGAGCGGCCTGTTGAGCTCCCATCCGTCATCCCCCGCCCGGGCCAAGCATATTCAACAACGCATCGACAGCGGGAAATGA
- a CDS encoding nitroreductase family protein → MTDALTQPALHALNTRRSVKFLRGPAPKPDEQALILQAAMSAPDHGALRPWRFVRIQGDAIARFADVALDAVKRSGDARMTPEKEKSVRAWMADVPLFLALAAKIDHNSKVCEQEQVLAAGAAVMNILNATHMLGYGAFWSAGLGTYVEEVQEILGLDPLDYRFLGYLAIGTPACAVPQHERPDFHDFLSDWTGAEPAAGSQAPEV, encoded by the coding sequence ATGACCGACGCCCTGACTCAACCCGCCCTGCATGCGCTGAATACCCGCCGTTCCGTGAAATTTCTCCGCGGTCCGGCCCCCAAGCCTGATGAGCAGGCCCTGATCCTTCAAGCCGCCATGAGTGCGCCCGACCATGGTGCCTTGCGCCCCTGGCGCTTTGTGCGCATCCAAGGTGATGCGATTGCCCGTTTTGCCGACGTGGCGCTGGATGCGGTCAAGCGTAGTGGCGACGCGCGCATGACCCCCGAGAAAGAAAAGTCGGTGCGCGCCTGGATGGCGGATGTCCCGCTGTTTCTGGCCCTGGCGGCCAAGATCGACCACAACTCCAAGGTGTGCGAGCAGGAGCAGGTGCTGGCTGCCGGCGCGGCGGTGATGAACATCCTCAACGCTACCCATATGCTGGGCTACGGTGCTTTCTGGAGCGCGGGCCTGGGCACATATGTTGAAGAAGTGCAGGAGATCCTTGGCCTCGACCCGCTGGACTATCGTTTTCTGGGCTATCTGGCCATCGGCACACCAGCTTGCGCCGTGCCGCAACACGAGCGCCCGGATTTCCACGATTTTCTGAGCGACTGGACGGGGGCTGAACCAGCCGCCGGCAGCCAGGCGCCCGAGGTCTGA
- a CDS encoding NMT1-like family protein, translating into MKTFCRTAIAVFLSGFASLAAAVGPQPAPAPQKQTLNVGYVKVGHLSPMIFIAEPLKACNVEVNPVEFVRYADARTALLSGSLDVSGIGPADLAIALAQGSEKIVGLSGVASSPKHLVTRKGVKMDDWKDLAGKRVGIAPGSAVWFQWAATLAEKGIPYNSFTAVNIQGGGTAFVQALQRGDVDAVALWEPFESQLVANGTAFFANNLEYSQSKAVGAELGLLAATRDALTSKREAVKCFLWAYKQAEEKLAKDPEAFAEAYAKYTNLPLPVTRESAKLIKLGGVLDLGQLQRQAKTFHDLGVIPKDVSGQISKVWDPTLMREVQ; encoded by the coding sequence ATGAAAACGTTTTGCCGGACCGCGATTGCGGTCTTCTTAAGCGGGTTTGCCAGCCTGGCCGCCGCGGTGGGTCCTCAGCCGGCCCCCGCACCGCAGAAACAGACGCTCAATGTGGGTTACGTGAAGGTCGGGCACCTGTCGCCCATGATCTTCATCGCCGAGCCGCTCAAGGCCTGCAACGTGGAGGTCAATCCGGTCGAGTTCGTGCGTTACGCTGACGCGCGCACGGCGCTGCTTTCCGGGTCGCTCGACGTCTCCGGCATCGGGCCGGCCGATCTGGCCATCGCGCTGGCTCAGGGCAGCGAGAAAATCGTCGGCCTGTCCGGCGTGGCGTCATCGCCCAAGCACCTGGTCACGCGCAAAGGCGTGAAGATGGACGACTGGAAGGACTTGGCCGGCAAGCGCGTCGGCATCGCGCCGGGGTCTGCCGTGTGGTTCCAGTGGGCTGCCACCCTGGCCGAGAAAGGTATTCCTTACAACAGCTTCACGGCCGTCAATATCCAGGGTGGCGGCACGGCTTTCGTTCAAGCGCTGCAACGTGGTGACGTCGACGCCGTAGCGTTGTGGGAGCCGTTCGAGTCGCAGTTGGTAGCCAATGGCACAGCCTTTTTTGCCAACAACTTGGAATACAGCCAGTCCAAGGCCGTGGGGGCGGAGCTCGGGCTGTTGGCCGCCACACGCGATGCCCTGACCAGCAAGCGTGAAGCGGTCAAGTGCTTCCTGTGGGCCTATAAGCAGGCCGAAGAGAAACTCGCCAAGGATCCGGAAGCCTTTGCCGAGGCCTATGCCAAATACACCAACCTGCCTTTGCCCGTCACCCGCGAGTCGGCCAAGCTTATCAAGCTGGGTGGCGTTCTCGATCTTGGTCAGTTGCAGCGTCAGGCCAAGACCTTCCATGACTTGGGCGTGATCCCCAAGGACGTCAGCGGTCAGATCAGCAAGGTCTGGGATCCGACGCTGATGCGCGAGGTCCAGTAG